The following proteins come from a genomic window of Denitromonas sp.:
- a CDS encoding DUF3567 family protein — protein MNVVCNNSVLYVMDFPGFDAIEVIDKRRGRGTIIRDAAARRFREELAELAASEEMADFDDLIDHYQSMLMQPAVYH, from the coding sequence ATGAATGTCGTGTGTAACAACTCGGTGTTATATGTGATGGATTTTCCGGGCTTTGACGCCATCGAGGTGATCGACAAGCGTCGCGGGCGCGGCACCATCATTCGTGACGCGGCGGCGCGCCGCTTCCGCGAGGAACTGGCGGAGCTGGCGGCATCGGAAGAAATGGCCGACTTCGACGACCTGATCGACCACTACCAGAGCATGCTCATGCAGCCGGCGGTCTATCACTGA
- a CDS encoding YdcH family protein: protein MLDDFEDTANWVDTLAQLKAEHRDLDTAIAALSAAPPEDGLVLPRLKKRKLALKDRIAYIERMIDPPELA, encoded by the coding sequence ATGCTTGACGACTTCGAAGACACGGCCAACTGGGTCGACACCCTCGCCCAGCTCAAGGCAGAGCACCGCGATCTCGACACCGCCATCGCCGCGCTGTCGGCCGCCCCGCCCGAAGATGGCCTGGTCCTGCCACGCCTGAAGAAACGCAAGCTCGCGCTCAAGGACCGCATTGCCTATATCGAGCGGATGATCGATCCGCCCGAACTTGCCTGA
- a CDS encoding O-acetylhomoserine aminocarboxypropyltransferase translates to MTYRPLYAPATLSLHAGQSPDTDHGARAVPIHFTTSYVFADAEQAAARFNLERPGHVYSRISNPTCAVLEERIAALEGGIGAIATASGQAALHLAICTLTGAGGHIVASRALYGGSHNLLAYTLPRFGIETTFVDPRDADAWRAAIRPNTALLFGESLGNPGLDVLDIPTVSTIGHEHGLPLLVDATLVTPCLQQPIELGADLVVHSATKFLGGHGVAVGGVLVDGGRFDWEASGRHPTLTEPYDGFHGMDFAEESPIAAFLLRARREGLRDFGACLSPMNAFQILQGIETLPLRMRAHVANAEALAAHLAQHPMVARVGYPGLADHPDHALAQQLLPKGAGAVFSFELKGGRAAGKAFIDALRVFSHLANVGDAKSLVIHPASTTHFRMSAEDLAAAGIGEGTIRLSVGLEEASDLIDDLERGLRAAAKAEGL, encoded by the coding sequence ATGACCTATCGCCCCCTCTACGCCCCCGCCACGCTCAGCCTGCACGCCGGCCAGAGTCCGGACACCGACCACGGCGCCCGCGCCGTCCCGATCCATTTCACCACCAGCTACGTCTTTGCCGATGCCGAACAGGCCGCGGCGCGCTTCAACCTGGAGCGCCCCGGGCATGTCTATTCGCGCATTTCGAACCCGACCTGCGCGGTGCTCGAAGAGCGCATCGCCGCGCTCGAAGGCGGCATTGGCGCCATCGCCACGGCCAGCGGCCAGGCCGCGCTGCACCTGGCCATCTGCACGCTGACCGGCGCCGGTGGGCATATCGTGGCCTCGCGGGCGCTGTATGGCGGCTCACACAACCTGCTGGCCTATACCCTGCCGCGCTTCGGCATCGAGACCACCTTTGTCGATCCGCGCGATGCCGACGCCTGGCGCGCCGCCATCCGTCCCAACACCGCGCTGCTATTCGGCGAGTCGCTGGGCAACCCGGGCCTCGATGTGCTCGACATCCCCACGGTTTCGACCATCGGCCATGAACACGGCCTGCCGCTGCTGGTCGACGCCACCCTGGTCACGCCCTGCCTGCAACAACCCATCGAACTGGGCGCCGACCTGGTCGTACATTCGGCCACCAAGTTCCTCGGCGGCCATGGCGTGGCCGTGGGCGGTGTGCTGGTCGACGGTGGCCGCTTCGACTGGGAGGCCAGCGGCCGCCACCCGACGCTGACCGAGCCCTACGACGGCTTCCACGGTATGGACTTCGCCGAAGAATCGCCGATTGCCGCCTTCCTGCTGCGCGCCCGCCGCGAAGGCCTGCGCGATTTCGGCGCCTGCCTGTCGCCGATGAACGCCTTCCAGATCCTGCAAGGCATCGAGACCCTACCGCTGCGCATGCGCGCCCATGTGGCCAATGCCGAGGCGCTGGCCGCCCACCTGGCCCAGCACCCCATGGTCGCACGCGTCGGCTACCCCGGCCTGGCCGACCACCCCGACCACGCCCTCGCCCAGCAGTTGCTGCCGAAAGGCGCCGGCGCGGTGTTCAGCTTCGAGCTCAAGGGCGGCCGCGCCGCGGGCAAGGCCTTCATCGACGCGCTGCGCGTGTTCTCGCACCTGGCCAACGTCGGCGACGCCAAGTCGCTGGTCATCCACCCCGCCAGCACCACCCACTTCCGCATGTCGGCCGAGGATCTGGCCGCCGCCGGCATCGGCGAAGGCACCATCCGCCTTTCCGTCGGGCTGGAAGAAGCGAGCGACCTCATCGACGATCTCGAACGCGGCCTGCGCGCCGCCGCCAAAGCGGAGGGGCTGTAA
- a CDS encoding alpha/beta hydrolase encodes MSAITSDAIYAYTGGRAPLSGQPCLIFVHGAGHDHSVWNMPTRHFAHHGFNVLAPDLPGHGRSGGEALGSIEAIADWLLDWLDTRTDAPVVLVGHSMGSLVALRAAAQRPERIAKLVLVGSVIPMPVAAPLLDATLTARDKAHAMINQWSYAPAHHLGASAQPGMVLTGVNQRLMERCAPGVLHTDMAACNAYVTGEADAARITAPTRLICGQRDQMTPPKAARPLQTALAKVPGSAHIIVLPAAGHAMMAEAPDAFLDALRGFIVTP; translated from the coding sequence ATGTCCGCCATCACCAGCGACGCCATCTACGCCTACACCGGCGGCCGCGCCCCCCTGAGCGGCCAGCCCTGCTTGATTTTCGTGCACGGCGCCGGCCATGACCACAGCGTGTGGAACATGCCGACCCGCCACTTTGCGCACCACGGCTTCAACGTGCTCGCACCCGACCTGCCCGGCCACGGACGTTCCGGCGGCGAGGCATTGGGCAGCATCGAGGCGATCGCCGACTGGCTGCTCGACTGGCTCGACACACGCACCGACGCACCCGTGGTGCTCGTCGGGCACAGCATGGGGTCGCTGGTCGCCCTGCGCGCCGCCGCCCAGCGCCCCGAGCGGATCGCCAAGCTGGTGCTGGTCGGCAGCGTCATCCCCATGCCCGTCGCCGCCCCATTGCTCGACGCCACGCTGACCGCCCGCGACAAGGCCCACGCCATGATCAACCAGTGGTCCTACGCCCCGGCCCACCACCTCGGCGCCAGCGCCCAGCCCGGCATGGTGCTGACCGGCGTCAACCAGCGCCTGATGGAGCGCTGCGCGCCCGGCGTGCTGCACACCGACATGGCCGCCTGCAATGCCTATGTCACCGGCGAGGCCGATGCCGCCCGCATCACCGCCCCCACGCGTCTGATCTGTGGCCAGCGCGACCAGATGACCCCGCCCAAGGCCGCCCGGCCCCTGCAGACGGCACTTGCCAAGGTACCCGGCAGTGCGCATATCATCGTTCTGCCGGCCGCCGGCCATGCCATGATGGCCGAAGCACCGGATGCCTTTCTTGATGCGCTGCGAGGGTTTATCGTCACACCATAA
- a CDS encoding DUF2189 domain-containing protein, which translates to MQQPDDTTQASDKPTFPTIRDVKAGSPFRWFARGWGDFKSCPIPSLFYGFCFAGMGLLITFVFEHAYEYTSGLTSGFLLLGPFLAMGLYEISRRRELGQTCSLGPTMTVWRRNAGNIGIFAVVLGVVFLVWARASLIVFALFYTNEMPNLTGFLQQLLSLENLEFLMVYFAVGLIFATLVFAVSVVSIPLMLDRDQDAISAMLASVGALARNPGAMITWAVCIVAATLIGFMTFHIGLAIMMPLVGHATWHAYRDLIEPLDKP; encoded by the coding sequence ATGCAGCAGCCGGACGACACCACACAAGCGTCGGACAAACCGACCTTTCCGACCATCCGCGATGTCAAGGCGGGCTCGCCGTTTCGCTGGTTCGCGCGCGGCTGGGGGGATTTCAAGTCCTGCCCGATTCCGAGTCTGTTCTACGGATTCTGCTTCGCCGGCATGGGCTTGCTGATCACCTTCGTGTTCGAGCATGCCTACGAGTACACCTCCGGCCTGACCTCGGGCTTCCTGCTGCTCGGCCCCTTCCTGGCCATGGGCCTCTATGAAATCAGCCGCCGGCGCGAGCTCGGCCAGACGTGCTCATTGGGGCCAACAATGACCGTGTGGCGGCGCAACGCCGGCAATATCGGCATCTTCGCCGTGGTCCTGGGCGTGGTCTTCCTGGTCTGGGCGCGCGCCTCGCTGATCGTCTTCGCGCTGTTCTACACCAATGAAATGCCCAATCTCACCGGCTTCCTGCAACAGCTGCTGAGCCTCGAGAACCTCGAATTCCTGATGGTCTATTTCGCCGTCGGCCTGATCTTTGCCACGCTGGTTTTCGCGGTCAGCGTGGTGTCGATTCCGCTCATGCTCGACCGCGACCAGGACGCCATCTCGGCCATGCTGGCCAGCGTCGGCGCCCTGGCCCGGAACCCCGGCGCAATGATCACCTGGGCCGTCTGCATTGTCGCGGCAACGCTGATCGGCTTCATGACCTTCCACATCGGACTGGCAATCATGATGCCGCTGGTCGGCCACGCCACCTGGCATGCCTACCGCGACCTGATCGAACCGCTAGACAAGCCCTGA
- a CDS encoding endonuclease/exonuclease/phosphatase family protein, protein MRVISWNIQWGRGADGVVNLSRITDRIHALGPVDVICLQEVASRFDGLAGGQGEDGPARLAAAFPGYSMIYGPAVDVPGRDGDRQCFGNLILSRLPVGAVYRHLLPAPPEAGVPNMQRGCIEAVVVSPAGPALRVLTTHLEYYAPGQRLVQARWLQRRQAEVAAVAALPVPAREKNGPFARPPMPAAALVCGDFNCEPDGPAWAAITDTAGSAVPWLDAWRVLNADTPHPPSVGLHGADWPDHAFCCDYVFVSQALAPAVRALSYDADTAASDHQPVRIDLDLSGLV, encoded by the coding sequence ATGCGCGTCATTAGTTGGAATATCCAGTGGGGGCGAGGTGCGGACGGGGTGGTGAATCTGTCACGAATCACCGACAGAATCCATGCCCTGGGCCCGGTAGACGTGATCTGCCTGCAGGAGGTGGCCAGCCGCTTCGACGGGCTGGCGGGCGGGCAGGGCGAGGACGGACCGGCACGGCTGGCGGCCGCATTTCCGGGGTATTCGATGATCTACGGCCCGGCGGTCGATGTCCCCGGCCGTGACGGCGACCGCCAGTGCTTTGGCAACCTGATCCTGTCGCGCCTGCCCGTTGGCGCCGTCTACCGCCATCTGCTGCCGGCACCGCCGGAGGCCGGCGTGCCGAACATGCAGCGTGGCTGCATCGAGGCGGTGGTGGTTTCCCCGGCGGGGCCGGCGCTGCGGGTGCTGACGACGCATCTGGAGTACTACGCGCCCGGACAGCGACTGGTGCAGGCACGCTGGCTGCAGCGCCGGCAGGCCGAGGTGGCCGCTGTTGCCGCCTTGCCGGTGCCTGCGCGCGAGAAAAACGGACCATTTGCGCGACCGCCGATGCCGGCGGCCGCCCTGGTGTGTGGGGATTTCAACTGCGAGCCCGATGGGCCGGCCTGGGCGGCAATCACCGACACGGCTGGCAGCGCAGTGCCCTGGCTCGATGCCTGGCGCGTCCTGAACGCCGACACGCCGCATCCGCCCAGCGTCGGGCTGCATGGAGCGGACTGGCCGGACCATGCGTTCTGTTGCGACTACGTCTTTGTCTCGCAAGCGCTGGCGCCGGCCGTCCGCGCGCTGAGCTATGACGCCGACACGGCGGCGTCGGACCACCAGCCGGTGCGGATCGACCTCGACCTGTCAGGGCTTGTCTAG
- a CDS encoding cation diffusion facilitator family transporter codes for MPEHGHHHGHSHGHAAGSTALLLALCLTLGFSLVEALAGWWAGSLALLGDAGHMLTDSVALALAAFAARISQRPPSQRLTYGLGRMEAIAALINGLLMLAVVAAIVWHAIERLLAPQVVAGGAVTVVALIGLGINLVAAWLLSRGGSDLNTRAALLHVMGDVLGSVAALAAGIIIQLTGWMPIDPLLSVLICGLILSSTLGLLRQVFTTLLEGVPESLSLPEVGRTMAAVDGVGSVHDLHIWSLGAGRTALTAHVVIANASDWPAVLHRLQSTLQSDFGIAHATLQPELPRTEPIVFKRKLGERG; via the coding sequence ATGCCAGAACACGGCCACCATCATGGACACTCTCACGGTCATGCGGCCGGCAGCACCGCCCTGCTGCTGGCGCTGTGCCTGACCCTCGGCTTTTCGCTGGTCGAAGCGCTGGCCGGCTGGTGGGCCGGCTCGCTGGCCCTGCTCGGCGACGCCGGCCACATGCTGACCGACAGCGTGGCCCTGGCACTGGCAGCCTTCGCCGCGCGCATTTCACAACGCCCGCCCAGCCAGCGCCTGACCTACGGCCTCGGCCGCATGGAGGCCATCGCCGCGCTGATCAACGGCCTGCTGATGCTTGCGGTGGTTGCCGCCATCGTCTGGCATGCCATCGAGCGCTTGCTGGCGCCACAAGTCGTCGCTGGCGGCGCAGTGACCGTCGTGGCCCTGATCGGTCTGGGCATCAACCTGGTCGCCGCCTGGCTGCTCAGCCGCGGCGGCAGCGACCTCAACACCCGCGCCGCCCTGCTCCACGTAATGGGCGACGTGCTCGGCTCGGTGGCCGCACTGGCCGCCGGCATCATCATTCAGCTCACCGGCTGGATGCCCATCGATCCGCTGCTGTCGGTGCTGATCTGCGGGCTGATCCTGTCCTCCACGCTCGGCTTGCTGCGCCAGGTCTTCACCACCCTGCTCGAAGGCGTCCCCGAGTCCTTGTCGCTGCCCGAGGTCGGACGGACCATGGCGGCAGTCGACGGCGTCGGCTCGGTGCACGACCTGCATATCTGGAGCCTCGGCGCCGGACGCACCGCACTGACGGCCCATGTGGTGATTGCCAACGCCAGCGACTGGCCAGCGGTGCTGCACCGCCTGCAATCGACGCTGCAGTCCGATTTCGGCATTGCACACGCCACCTTGCAGCCGGAGCTGCCACGCACCGAGCCCATCGTGTTCAAGCGCAAGCTCGGCGAGCGCGGTTAA
- a CDS encoding HDOD domain-containing protein: MHSALEIVASVDRLKSLPAVYHRIRAELESPEGSLTEIARLITHDGVMTGRVLQVINSPLYGFSGKIDSVMRAVQLLGMQQVHDLVLATAVSEAFDGVHAERMNMRLFWRQSVLRGLAARVIARHCGLLDAERMFVIGLLADLGHLVMYLTLPEKTEQAQQESDNTDCPLHEIERRLIGADYAEVGGALLDSWQLPLGFASAVAGQHTPCTAGAHNFEAAILSLANRIADADRRGLSSDEAASRVDSSIWPHLDLNPDAMGEIREEAELNLAAVTALFFPRHHG; this comes from the coding sequence ATGCACAGTGCCCTGGAAATCGTCGCTTCGGTCGACCGCCTCAAGAGCCTGCCGGCGGTCTACCACCGTATCCGGGCGGAGCTCGAATCGCCCGAGGGGTCGCTCACCGAGATCGCGCGCCTGATCACCCACGACGGGGTGATGACCGGCCGCGTGCTGCAGGTGATCAACAGCCCGCTGTACGGGTTCTCCGGCAAGATCGACAGCGTCATGCGGGCCGTGCAGCTGCTCGGCATGCAGCAGGTCCACGACCTGGTGCTGGCTACCGCGGTCAGCGAGGCCTTCGACGGTGTGCACGCCGAGCGCATGAACATGCGCCTGTTCTGGCGCCAGAGCGTCCTGCGCGGCCTCGCGGCCCGCGTCATCGCCCGCCACTGTGGCCTGCTCGACGCCGAACGCATGTTCGTCATCGGCCTGCTCGCCGACCTGGGCCATCTGGTGATGTATCTCACGCTGCCGGAAAAAACCGAACAGGCCCAGCAGGAAAGCGACAACACGGATTGCCCCTTGCACGAGATCGAACGCCGGCTGATCGGCGCCGACTACGCCGAAGTGGGCGGTGCCTTGCTGGACAGCTGGCAGCTGCCGCTCGGTTTTGCCTCGGCGGTGGCCGGCCAGCACACACCGTGCACGGCCGGCGCGCACAACTTCGAGGCGGCCATCCTGTCGCTGGCCAACCGCATCGCCGATGCCGACCGGCGCGGGCTATCGAGCGACGAGGCCGCCAGCCGGGTTGACTCGTCGATCTGGCCCCACCTGGACCTCAACCCCGACGCGATGGGCGAGATCCGCGAAGAGGCCGAGCTCAACCTCGCCGCGGTCACCGCCCTGTTCTTTCCGCGTCATCACGGCTGA
- a CDS encoding hydrogenase maturation protease: MSRIVVLAAGNDARGDDGIGPALLARLAALSLPAVVLVDAFQFQVEHALDLADADAALFIDAHLSQGEAVRLAPLQPADAVTVQSHALTPAEVLRVSLQIGRTPPPSWLLSVRGEDFSLGAPLSSQARSRVETAWAQLRAWLDARSVAYQP; this comes from the coding sequence GTGAGCCGGATCGTGGTGCTGGCCGCCGGCAACGATGCGCGCGGCGACGACGGCATCGGCCCGGCGCTGCTGGCACGACTGGCAGCGCTGTCCTTGCCGGCGGTGGTGCTGGTCGATGCCTTCCAGTTTCAGGTCGAGCATGCGCTCGATCTGGCCGATGCCGACGCGGCGCTGTTCATCGACGCCCATCTGAGCCAGGGTGAGGCCGTGCGGCTCGCGCCGCTGCAGCCGGCGGACGCGGTGACGGTGCAGTCGCATGCCTTGACCCCAGCCGAAGTGTTGCGGGTGAGCCTGCAGATTGGCCGGACGCCGCCGCCGAGCTGGCTGCTGAGCGTGCGTGGCGAGGATTTTTCGCTGGGGGCGCCGCTCAGCAGCCAGGCCCGGTCGCGTGTGGAAACGGCTTGGGCGCAGCTGCGTGCGTGGCTGGATGCGCGCTCGGTGGCGTATCAGCCGTGA
- a CDS encoding Ni/Fe hydrogenase subunit alpha, translating into MRSDLETATNRETLRRVAIDPISRVEGHGKVTLLLDDAGQVHEARLHIVEFRGFEAFIEGRPYWEVPVMVQRLCGICPVSHHLAAAKALDYVVGAVPVTATADKMRRLMHYGQILQSHALHFFHLASPDLLFGFDAPVAQRNIAGVIAAHPDIARQGVGLRRFGQQVIAATAGKRIHGTAAVPGGINRHLSATDRDALLAEADTMVAWSQAAVALVRKLHTADPALYDRFGAVPSSLMSLVRADGAMDLYDGQLRLRGADGTVLRDGVPSHTYMDFITEAVKPWSYMKFPYVTDLGPEAGWYKVGPLARVQNCDFIPTPLAEAERRAFRAYGAGALLHAPLAYHWARMIEMLHAAEVIRDLLPDPDLTGGERMAEGPRAAAGVGVIEAPRGTLIHHYWVGEDDLVRWCNLIVSTTHNNEAMNRAVREVARQDFNGKTLTDSLLNHIEVAIRAYDPCLSCATHALGKMPLVVTVVDAGGACVDQRVRNG; encoded by the coding sequence ATGCGTTCCGATCTCGAAACCGCCACCAACCGAGAAACGCTTCGCCGGGTCGCGATCGACCCGATCTCGCGGGTCGAAGGCCATGGCAAGGTCACCTTGTTGCTTGACGATGCCGGGCAGGTGCATGAGGCGCGCCTGCATATTGTCGAGTTCCGCGGTTTTGAAGCCTTCATCGAGGGGCGGCCGTACTGGGAGGTGCCGGTAATGGTGCAGCGGCTGTGCGGCATCTGCCCGGTCAGCCACCATCTGGCGGCGGCCAAGGCGCTCGACTATGTGGTCGGTGCGGTGCCGGTGACCGCCACGGCCGACAAGATGCGCCGGTTGATGCACTACGGCCAGATCCTGCAAAGCCACGCGTTGCATTTCTTTCATCTGGCCTCGCCCGACCTGCTGTTCGGCTTCGATGCCCCGGTGGCCCAGCGCAATATTGCCGGCGTGATCGCGGCACACCCCGATATTGCCCGCCAGGGGGTGGGGCTGCGGCGTTTCGGCCAGCAGGTGATCGCCGCCACGGCGGGCAAGCGCATCCATGGCACGGCCGCGGTGCCGGGGGGCATCAACCGCCACCTGTCGGCGACCGATCGCGACGCCCTGCTGGCCGAGGCGGACACCATGGTCGCCTGGTCGCAGGCGGCGGTGGCATTGGTGCGCAAATTGCACACCGCTGATCCGGCGCTGTACGACCGCTTCGGCGCGGTGCCCTCGTCGTTGATGAGCCTGGTGCGCGCCGACGGCGCCATGGACCTCTACGACGGGCAGCTGCGCCTGCGCGGGGCGGACGGGACGGTGCTGCGCGATGGCGTGCCGAGCCATACCTACATGGACTTCATCACCGAGGCGGTCAAGCCGTGGAGCTACATGAAGTTCCCCTACGTGACCGACCTGGGGCCGGAGGCGGGCTGGTACAAGGTCGGGCCGCTGGCGCGGGTGCAGAACTGCGATTTCATTCCCACCCCGCTGGCCGAGGCCGAGCGCCGCGCGTTCCGGGCGTATGGTGCCGGCGCGCTGCTGCACGCGCCGCTGGCCTACCACTGGGCGCGCATGATCGAGATGCTGCATGCCGCCGAGGTGATCCGCGACCTGCTGCCCGACCCGGATCTGACCGGCGGTGAACGCATGGCCGAGGGGCCGCGGGCCGCTGCCGGCGTGGGCGTGATCGAGGCGCCGCGCGGCACGCTGATCCACCACTACTGGGTGGGCGAGGACGATCTGGTGCGCTGGTGCAACCTGATCGTGTCGACCACCCACAACAACGAGGCCATGAACCGTGCGGTGCGCGAAGTGGCGCGGCAGGACTTCAACGGCAAGACGCTGACCGACAGCCTGCTCAATCACATCGAGGTGGCGATCCGCGCCTACGATCCGTGCCTGTCGTGCGCTACCCATGCGCTCGGAAAAATGCCGCTGGTGGTGACGGTGGTCGATGCCGGTGGCGCTTGCGTCGATCAACGGGTGCGCAACGGGTGA
- a CDS encoding NADP oxidoreductase has product MNAPRKLRVATVSLAGCFGCHMSLLDIDEHVFALLERVELDRSPLTDIKHCGPCDIGLVEGGVCNSENVHVLREFRAQCKTLVALGACAVNGGLPAQRNHLDVGRCLSAVFQSRPGMDTAEVPDDPELPLPLDKVRPIHEVVRVDYFLPGCPPSGEAIWQFISDLLAGRTPRVTYPLLHFD; this is encoded by the coding sequence ATGAACGCCCCGCGCAAGCTGCGTGTCGCCACCGTCTCGCTGGCCGGGTGCTTCGGCTGCCACATGTCGCTGCTGGATATCGACGAGCATGTGTTTGCGCTGCTCGAGCGGGTCGAGCTCGACCGCTCGCCGCTGACCGACATCAAGCACTGCGGCCCCTGCGATATCGGGCTGGTCGAGGGTGGCGTGTGCAACTCGGAGAATGTGCATGTGCTGCGCGAGTTCCGCGCCCAGTGCAAGACGCTGGTGGCGCTGGGCGCCTGTGCGGTCAACGGTGGCTTGCCGGCGCAGCGTAACCATCTCGATGTGGGGCGCTGCCTGAGCGCGGTGTTCCAGTCGCGCCCCGGCATGGATACGGCCGAGGTGCCCGACGACCCCGAGCTGCCCCTGCCGCTGGACAAGGTGCGCCCCATCCACGAGGTGGTGCGGGTCGATTACTTTCTGCCCGGCTGCCCGCCCTCGGGCGAGGCGATCTGGCAGTTCATCTCCGATCTGCTGGCCGGACGCACGCCGCGGGTGACCTATCCGCTGCTGCATTTTGACTGA
- a CDS encoding 2Fe-2S iron-sulfur cluster-binding protein yields MSRPTFLLDGQPVAFDDGQMILEAARAAGRYIPHLCWHPDFPPHGSCKLCVVKVAGRHVSACATPARAGAEVESDTPEINTERRTLLQLLFVEGNHFCPACEKSGNCQLQAMAYDLEMTTPRFRHFYPDRPLDASHPEVLLDFNRCIYCELCVRASREQDGKSVFALTGRGIHKHLVVNAESGRLADTDFSAADKAADICPVGVILKKRVGFAVPIGERTYDRAPLHTVAMPKVEED; encoded by the coding sequence ATGAGTCGCCCGACCTTTCTCCTCGATGGCCAGCCGGTGGCCTTCGACGACGGCCAGATGATTCTCGAAGCCGCGCGTGCCGCCGGGCGTTACATCCCGCACCTGTGCTGGCATCCGGACTTTCCGCCCCACGGCAGCTGCAAGCTGTGCGTGGTCAAGGTGGCCGGGCGGCATGTGTCGGCCTGTGCCACGCCGGCGCGCGCCGGTGCCGAGGTCGAAAGCGATACGCCGGAGATCAATACCGAGCGGCGCACGCTGCTGCAATTGCTGTTCGTGGAGGGCAACCATTTCTGCCCGGCCTGCGAAAAGAGCGGCAACTGCCAGCTGCAGGCCATGGCCTACGACCTGGAGATGACCACCCCGCGCTTCCGCCACTTCTACCCCGACCGCCCGCTCGATGCCTCGCACCCCGAGGTGTTGCTCGATTTCAACCGCTGCATCTACTGCGAGCTGTGCGTGCGCGCCTCGCGCGAGCAGGACGGCAAGTCGGTGTTCGCGCTGACCGGACGCGGCATCCACAAGCACCTGGTGGTCAATGCCGAGTCCGGCCGGCTGGCGGATACCGATTTTTCTGCCGCGGACAAGGCTGCCGATATCTGCCCGGTGGGCGTCATTCTCAAGAAGCGGGTCGGCTTTGCGGTGCCGATCGGCGAGCGGACCTACGACCGCGCGCCGCTGCACACCGTGGCCATGCCCAAGGTCGAGGAGGATTGA